In one Castor canadensis chromosome 15, mCasCan1.hap1v2, whole genome shotgun sequence genomic region, the following are encoded:
- the Setd6 gene encoding N-lysine methyltransferase SETD6 isoform X1 — MATQAKRRRVVGPTGGGEPDTDPVAGFLRWCQRVGLELNPKVVVTRQGTVAGYGMVALDSVQPGELLFAVPRAALLSPHTCSIGGLLERERGALQSQSGWVPLLLALLHELQAPDSPWNPYFALWPELGRLEHPMFWPEEERRRLLQGTGVLEAVEKDLTNIRSEYSSIVLPFMEAHPDLFRSGVRSVELYHQLVALVMAYSFQEPLEEEDDEKEPNSPLMVPAADILNHSANHNANLEYSADYLRMVATRPIPKGQEIFNTYGQMANWQLIHMYGFVEPYPDNTDDTADIQMVTVREAAVQRAKSTAERLLLYERWDFLCKLEMVGEEGAFVVGREEVLTEEELTTTLRVLCMSAVEFREYKDRDEWREDESREDSLTITNIPKLKASWRQLLQDSVLLTLQTYATDLKAEQDLLSNKIYAKLSWREQQALQVRYGQKMILHRLLEMTS, encoded by the exons ATGGCGACTCAGGCCAAGCGGCGGCGG GTGGTGGGGCCCACGGGCGGCGGGGAGCCCGACACGGATCCTGTGGCTGGCTTCCTGCGCTGGTGCCAGCGAGTGGGACTGGAGCTGAATCCCAAG GTGGTGGTGACTAGGCAGGGCACGGTGGCCGGCTACGGCATGGTGGCTTTGGACAGCGTGCAACCTGGAGAGCTGCTGTTCGCGGTTCCGCGGGCCGCGCTCCTGTCGCCGCACACCTGTTCCATCGGAGGCCTACTGGAAAGAG AGCGAGGCGCGCTGCAGAGCCAGTCGGGCTGGGTGCCGCTGCTGCTGGCGCTGCTCCACGAGCTTCAGGCCCCAGACTCACCCTGGAACCCATACTTTGCGCTCTGGCCTGAGCTGGGTCGCTTGGAGCATCCCATGTTCTG GCCAGAGGAGGAGCGGCGGCGCCTGCTGCAGGGCACAGGTGTCCTGGAGGCAGTGGAGAAGGATTTGACCAACATCCGCAGCGAGTACTCTTCCATCGTCCTACCCTTCATGGAAGCCCACCCAGATCTCTTCAGGTCTGGAGTTCGCTCCGTGGAACTCTATCACCAGCTTGTGGCCCTTGTTATGGCCTACAG CTTTCAAGAACCACTGGAGGAAGAGGACGACGAAAAGGAGCCAAACTCGCCTTTGATGGTGCCTGCTGCAGACATACTAAACCACTCAGCCAATCACAATGCCAATCTAGAGTATTCTGCG GATTATCTTCGGATGGTGGCTACTCGCCCCATTCCTAAAGGCCAGGAGATTTTCAACACTTATGGGCAAATGGCTAATTGGCAACTGATCCATATGTATGGTTTTGTCGAACCATATCCTGACAACACAGATGACACAGCAGACATTCAGATGGTGACTGTTCGTGAAGCTGCAGTGCAGA GAGCTAAAAGTACAGCTGAAAGGCTCCTGCTGTATGAGCGCTGGGATTTCTTATGCAAGCTGGAgatggtgggggaagagggagcatTTGTGGTTGGGCGTGAAGAAGTGCTAACTGAAGAGGAGCTGACCACAACACTCAGG GTACTGTGTATGTCTGCTGTGGAGTTCAGAGAGTATAAAGACCGGGATGAATGGAGAGAGGATGAAAGCAGAGAGGACAGCCTGACTATCACAAATATCCCCAAACTTAAAGCATCATGGAGACAGCTTCTTCAAGATAGTGTTCTGTTGACTCTGCAGACCTATGCCACAGACCTAAAAGCAGAGCAAGACTTGCTTAGTAATAAGATCTATGCCAAACTCAGCTGGAGGGAACAGCAGGCCTTACAGGTTCGCTATGGTCAGAAGATGATCTTACATCGGTTGTTGGAAATGACAAGCTAA
- the Setd6 gene encoding N-lysine methyltransferase SETD6 isoform X2, with protein sequence MATQAKRRRVVVTRQGTVAGYGMVALDSVQPGELLFAVPRAALLSPHTCSIGGLLERERGALQSQSGWVPLLLALLHELQAPDSPWNPYFALWPELGRLEHPMFWPEEERRRLLQGTGVLEAVEKDLTNIRSEYSSIVLPFMEAHPDLFRSGVRSVELYHQLVALVMAYSFQEPLEEEDDEKEPNSPLMVPAADILNHSANHNANLEYSADYLRMVATRPIPKGQEIFNTYGQMANWQLIHMYGFVEPYPDNTDDTADIQMVTVREAAVQRAKSTAERLLLYERWDFLCKLEMVGEEGAFVVGREEVLTEEELTTTLRVLCMSAVEFREYKDRDEWREDESREDSLTITNIPKLKASWRQLLQDSVLLTLQTYATDLKAEQDLLSNKIYAKLSWREQQALQVRYGQKMILHRLLEMTS encoded by the exons ATGGCGACTCAGGCCAAGCGGCGGCGG GTGGTGGTGACTAGGCAGGGCACGGTGGCCGGCTACGGCATGGTGGCTTTGGACAGCGTGCAACCTGGAGAGCTGCTGTTCGCGGTTCCGCGGGCCGCGCTCCTGTCGCCGCACACCTGTTCCATCGGAGGCCTACTGGAAAGAG AGCGAGGCGCGCTGCAGAGCCAGTCGGGCTGGGTGCCGCTGCTGCTGGCGCTGCTCCACGAGCTTCAGGCCCCAGACTCACCCTGGAACCCATACTTTGCGCTCTGGCCTGAGCTGGGTCGCTTGGAGCATCCCATGTTCTG GCCAGAGGAGGAGCGGCGGCGCCTGCTGCAGGGCACAGGTGTCCTGGAGGCAGTGGAGAAGGATTTGACCAACATCCGCAGCGAGTACTCTTCCATCGTCCTACCCTTCATGGAAGCCCACCCAGATCTCTTCAGGTCTGGAGTTCGCTCCGTGGAACTCTATCACCAGCTTGTGGCCCTTGTTATGGCCTACAG CTTTCAAGAACCACTGGAGGAAGAGGACGACGAAAAGGAGCCAAACTCGCCTTTGATGGTGCCTGCTGCAGACATACTAAACCACTCAGCCAATCACAATGCCAATCTAGAGTATTCTGCG GATTATCTTCGGATGGTGGCTACTCGCCCCATTCCTAAAGGCCAGGAGATTTTCAACACTTATGGGCAAATGGCTAATTGGCAACTGATCCATATGTATGGTTTTGTCGAACCATATCCTGACAACACAGATGACACAGCAGACATTCAGATGGTGACTGTTCGTGAAGCTGCAGTGCAGA GAGCTAAAAGTACAGCTGAAAGGCTCCTGCTGTATGAGCGCTGGGATTTCTTATGCAAGCTGGAgatggtgggggaagagggagcatTTGTGGTTGGGCGTGAAGAAGTGCTAACTGAAGAGGAGCTGACCACAACACTCAGG GTACTGTGTATGTCTGCTGTGGAGTTCAGAGAGTATAAAGACCGGGATGAATGGAGAGAGGATGAAAGCAGAGAGGACAGCCTGACTATCACAAATATCCCCAAACTTAAAGCATCATGGAGACAGCTTCTTCAAGATAGTGTTCTGTTGACTCTGCAGACCTATGCCACAGACCTAAAAGCAGAGCAAGACTTGCTTAGTAATAAGATCTATGCCAAACTCAGCTGGAGGGAACAGCAGGCCTTACAGGTTCGCTATGGTCAGAAGATGATCTTACATCGGTTGTTGGAAATGACAAGCTAA
- the Ndrg4 gene encoding protein NDRG4 isoform X2 produces the protein MAGLQELRFPEEKPLLRGQDATELENPDTFLSAVDTDWKEHDIETPYGLLHVVIRGSPKGNRPAIITYHDVGLNHKLCFNTFFNFEDMQEITKHFVVCHVDAPGQQVGASQFPQGYQFPSMEQLAAMLPSVVQHFGFKYVIGIGVGAGAYVLAKFALIFPDLVEGLVLMNIDPNGKGWIDWAATKLSGLTSTLPDTVLSHLFSQEELVNNTELVQSYRQQIANVVNQANLQLFWNMYNSRRDLDINRPGTVPNAKTLRCPVMLVVGDNAPAEDGVVECNSKLDPTTTTFLKMADSGGLPQVTQPGKLTEAFKYFLQGMGYIAYLKDRRLSGGAVPSASMTRLARSRTASLTSASSVDGSRPQACTHSESSEGLGQVNHTMEVSC, from the exons GAGCATGACATTGAGACACCTTACGGTCTTCTGCATGTGGTGATCCGGGGCTCCCCCAAGGGGAACCGCCCAGCCATCATCACCTACCATGATGTGGGCCTCAACC ACAAGCTGTGCTTCAACACCTTCTTCAACTTCGAGGACATGCAGGAGATAACCAAGCACTTTGTGGTGTGCCACGTGGACGCTCCCGGACAGCAGGTGGGGGCGTCGCAGTTCCCTCAGGG ATACCAGTTCCCCTCCATGGAGCAGCTGGCAGCCATGCTTCCCAGTGTGGTGCAGCATTTTGG GTTCAAGTACGTGATTGGCATTGGAGTGGGAGCCGGAGCCTATGTACTGGCCAAGTTTGCA CTTATCTTCCCGGACCTGGTGGAGGGACTGGTGCTGATGAACATCGACCCCAACGGCAAAGGCTGGATCGACTGGGCTGCCACCAAG CTCTCGGGCCTGACCAGCACTTTACCCGACACTGTGCTCTCCCACCTCTTCAGCCAG GAGGAGCTGGTGAACAATACTGAGCTGGTGCAGAGCTACAGGCAGCAGATCGCCAACGTGGTGAACCAGGCCAACCTGCAGCTCTTCTGGAATATGTACAACAG CCGAAGAGACCTGGACATTAACCGGCCTGGAACAGTGCCCAATGCCAAGACTCTCCG CTGCCCCGTGATGTTGGTGGTTGGTGATAATGCACCTGCTGAGGATGGGGTG GTCGAGTGCAACTCCAAATTGGACCCAACCACCACAACCTTCCTGAAG ATGGCAGATTCTGGGGGGCTCCCCCAAGTCACACAG CCAGGAAAGCTGACTGAGGCCttcaaatacttcctgcaaggcaTGGGCTACA TTGCGTACTTGAAGGACCGAAGGCTGAGTGGAGGAGCAG TGCCCTCGGCCAGCATGACACGTCTGGCACGCTCTCGCACTGCATCCCTCACCAGTGCCAGCTCAGTGGATGGCAGCCGCCCCCAGGCCTGCACCCACTCAGAAAGCAGTGAGGGGCTAGGCCAGGTCAACCACACCATGGAGGTGTCCTGCTGA
- the Ndrg4 gene encoding protein NDRG4 isoform X3 translates to MPECWDGEHDIETPYGLLHVVIRGSPKGNRPAIITYHDVGLNHKLCFNTFFNFEDMQEITKHFVVCHVDAPGQQVGASQFPQGYQFPSMEQLAAMLPSVVQHFGFKYVIGIGVGAGAYVLAKFALIFPDLVEGLVLMNIDPNGKGWIDWAATKLSGLTSTLPDTVLSHLFSQEELVNNTELVQSYRQQIANVVNQANLQLFWNMYNSRRDLDINRPGTVPNAKTLRCPVMLVVGDNAPAEDGVVECNSKLDPTTTTFLKMADSGGLPQVTQPGKLTEAFKYFLQGMGYIAYLKDRRLSGGAVPSASMTRLARSRTASLTSASSVDGSRPQACTHSESSEGLGQVNHTMEVSC, encoded by the exons GAGCATGACATTGAGACACCTTACGGTCTTCTGCATGTGGTGATCCGGGGCTCCCCCAAGGGGAACCGCCCAGCCATCATCACCTACCATGATGTGGGCCTCAACC ACAAGCTGTGCTTCAACACCTTCTTCAACTTCGAGGACATGCAGGAGATAACCAAGCACTTTGTGGTGTGCCACGTGGACGCTCCCGGACAGCAGGTGGGGGCGTCGCAGTTCCCTCAGGG ATACCAGTTCCCCTCCATGGAGCAGCTGGCAGCCATGCTTCCCAGTGTGGTGCAGCATTTTGG GTTCAAGTACGTGATTGGCATTGGAGTGGGAGCCGGAGCCTATGTACTGGCCAAGTTTGCA CTTATCTTCCCGGACCTGGTGGAGGGACTGGTGCTGATGAACATCGACCCCAACGGCAAAGGCTGGATCGACTGGGCTGCCACCAAG CTCTCGGGCCTGACCAGCACTTTACCCGACACTGTGCTCTCCCACCTCTTCAGCCAG GAGGAGCTGGTGAACAATACTGAGCTGGTGCAGAGCTACAGGCAGCAGATCGCCAACGTGGTGAACCAGGCCAACCTGCAGCTCTTCTGGAATATGTACAACAG CCGAAGAGACCTGGACATTAACCGGCCTGGAACAGTGCCCAATGCCAAGACTCTCCG CTGCCCCGTGATGTTGGTGGTTGGTGATAATGCACCTGCTGAGGATGGGGTG GTCGAGTGCAACTCCAAATTGGACCCAACCACCACAACCTTCCTGAAG ATGGCAGATTCTGGGGGGCTCCCCCAAGTCACACAG CCAGGAAAGCTGACTGAGGCCttcaaatacttcctgcaaggcaTGGGCTACA TTGCGTACTTGAAGGACCGAAGGCTGAGTGGAGGAGCAG TGCCCTCGGCCAGCATGACACGTCTGGCACGCTCTCGCACTGCATCCCTCACCAGTGCCAGCTCAGTGGATGGCAGCCGCCCCCAGGCCTGCACCCACTCAGAAAGCAGTGAGGGGCTAGGCCAGGTCAACCACACCATGGAGGTGTCCTGCTGA
- the Ndrg4 gene encoding protein NDRG4 isoform X4 — MPECWDGEHDIETPYGLLHVVIRGSPKGNRPAIITYHDVGLNHKLCFNTFFNFEDMQEITKHFVVCHVDAPGQQVGASQFPQGYQFPSMEQLAAMLPSVVQHFGFKYVIGIGVGAGAYVLAKFALIFPDLVEGLVLMNIDPNGKGWIDWAATKLSGLTSTLPDTVLSHLFSQEELVNNTELVQSYRQQIANVVNQANLQLFWNMYNSRRDLDINRPGTVPNAKTLRCPVMLVVGDNAPAEDGVVECNSKLDPTTTTFLKMADSGGLPQVTQPGKLTEAFKYFLQGMGYMPSASMTRLARSRTASLTSASSVDGSRPQACTHSESSEGLGQVNHTMEVSC, encoded by the exons GAGCATGACATTGAGACACCTTACGGTCTTCTGCATGTGGTGATCCGGGGCTCCCCCAAGGGGAACCGCCCAGCCATCATCACCTACCATGATGTGGGCCTCAACC ACAAGCTGTGCTTCAACACCTTCTTCAACTTCGAGGACATGCAGGAGATAACCAAGCACTTTGTGGTGTGCCACGTGGACGCTCCCGGACAGCAGGTGGGGGCGTCGCAGTTCCCTCAGGG ATACCAGTTCCCCTCCATGGAGCAGCTGGCAGCCATGCTTCCCAGTGTGGTGCAGCATTTTGG GTTCAAGTACGTGATTGGCATTGGAGTGGGAGCCGGAGCCTATGTACTGGCCAAGTTTGCA CTTATCTTCCCGGACCTGGTGGAGGGACTGGTGCTGATGAACATCGACCCCAACGGCAAAGGCTGGATCGACTGGGCTGCCACCAAG CTCTCGGGCCTGACCAGCACTTTACCCGACACTGTGCTCTCCCACCTCTTCAGCCAG GAGGAGCTGGTGAACAATACTGAGCTGGTGCAGAGCTACAGGCAGCAGATCGCCAACGTGGTGAACCAGGCCAACCTGCAGCTCTTCTGGAATATGTACAACAG CCGAAGAGACCTGGACATTAACCGGCCTGGAACAGTGCCCAATGCCAAGACTCTCCG CTGCCCCGTGATGTTGGTGGTTGGTGATAATGCACCTGCTGAGGATGGGGTG GTCGAGTGCAACTCCAAATTGGACCCAACCACCACAACCTTCCTGAAG ATGGCAGATTCTGGGGGGCTCCCCCAAGTCACACAG CCAGGAAAGCTGACTGAGGCCttcaaatacttcctgcaaggcaTGGGCTACA TGCCCTCGGCCAGCATGACACGTCTGGCACGCTCTCGCACTGCATCCCTCACCAGTGCCAGCTCAGTGGATGGCAGCCGCCCCCAGGCCTGCACCCACTCAGAAAGCAGTGAGGGGCTAGGCCAGGTCAACCACACCATGGAGGTGTCCTGCTGA